In Bacteroidota bacterium, one DNA window encodes the following:
- a CDS encoding DUF4010 domain-containing protein, producing the protein MNQLLAPAESKLIVDFVLSVVFSLLIGIELNNRLGEEERSKVFGTDRTFAFIGTLGFILYVITPGSLTAYLTGFCMIGGLLAVYYFLRSQNQQTYGITAIVLAFVVYVLPAFIITQERWFSLLVIVIVMTLSEIKPQIKAFSSKILSGEFLTLSKFLVITGVILPLVPDREFIPYIAISPHKLWLAIVVISSISYISYLVRKFMFPNAGLLLSGVLGGLYSSTATTFILAKKSKEVPGSRYEYTAAILAANTMLFLRVWIIIAIFNQPLASETAPVFAAMILVGTVATYFMHRKIEPTVVNTSSTGIIDSNPLELRVAILFGGLYMIFALLTSYVIATYGSLGLTVLSYIVGLTDINPFIINLYQTHATTLPAAVIATATINAVAGNTLLHGVYSLLLCAKELRRPLMIGYVVLVATVLGASIVVGVLWS; encoded by the coding sequence TTGAACCAGTTACTTGCGCCCGCAGAATCGAAGCTGATCGTCGATTTCGTATTGAGCGTCGTGTTCTCACTGCTGATCGGCATCGAACTCAACAATCGCCTCGGCGAAGAAGAACGCTCGAAAGTCTTCGGCACCGACCGCACCTTCGCCTTCATCGGCACGCTCGGCTTCATCCTCTATGTCATTACCCCTGGAAGTCTGACGGCCTACCTGACAGGCTTTTGTATGATCGGCGGGCTGTTGGCGGTGTATTATTTCCTGCGGTCGCAAAACCAACAGACGTACGGCATCACTGCGATCGTGCTTGCATTCGTCGTGTACGTACTGCCGGCATTTATCATCACACAGGAGCGCTGGTTCTCGCTGTTAGTGATCGTGATTGTCATGACGCTCTCGGAGATCAAGCCGCAGATCAAAGCGTTCTCCTCGAAGATCCTCAGCGGCGAGTTTCTGACACTCTCGAAGTTTCTGGTGATCACCGGCGTAATCCTGCCTCTCGTGCCGGACCGCGAGTTCATCCCCTACATTGCCATCTCGCCGCACAAACTCTGGCTTGCCATCGTCGTGATCTCGAGCATTTCGTACATCAGCTATCTCGTCCGCAAGTTCATGTTTCCGAATGCCGGACTGTTGCTCAGCGGCGTACTCGGCGGACTCTACAGCAGCACGGCAACGACATTTATCCTCGCCAAAAAATCGAAAGAGGTACCGGGCAGCCGGTATGAATACACTGCGGCGATCCTTGCGGCAAACACGATGCTCTTTCTGCGAGTCTGGATTATTATTGCGATCTTCAATCAGCCGCTGGCATCCGAGACGGCGCCGGTCTTTGCCGCAATGATCCTCGTTGGCACTGTCGCGACATACTTCATGCACCGAAAGATCGAGCCGACAGTCGTTAACACCTCCTCGACGGGCATCATCGACAGCAACCCGCTCGAACTGCGTGTTGCGATCCTCTTCGGCGGGTTATATATGATTTTCGCGTTGCTGACAAGTTATGTTATCGCAACGTACGGGAGCTTGGGCCTGACCGTTCTTTCCTATATCGTCGGACTCACCGACATCAATCCGTTTATCATCAACCTCTACCAAACACATGCGACCACCCTGCCGGCCGCAGTCATTGCAACCGCAACGATCAACGCGGTGGCCGGCAACACGCTCTTGCATGGAGTGTACTCGCTGCTCTTATGTGCGAAGGAATTACGGCGTCCGCTGATGATCGGATACGTCGTGCTTGTAGCGACCGTGCTCGGCGCTTCGATCGTGGTGGGTGTATTGTGGTCCTGA
- a CDS encoding cysteine dioxygenase family protein, whose translation MAATIETLAHALDNAPDYSVGTLERILLENLPSPEEVVALADTSMPYGRTILRLNDKYEMIIGCWPRNGWCDAHDHGDAEGVVYGCSGEVEHFDYRFNGDTLELYEQSTIKNGQHMRLPKDMIHSLANVTSDEPYVGLHIYSPAATNVRVFDTRNGDIYHVTDDAASVVPRDEAQIRMVERGKFSYRNLVKEQQRQTQEV comes from the coding sequence ATGGCCGCTACGATCGAAACGCTTGCGCACGCTCTCGATAACGCACCCGACTATTCCGTGGGAACACTCGAGCGCATCCTGCTCGAGAACCTGCCGTCGCCCGAGGAAGTCGTGGCACTCGCCGATACAAGCATGCCATACGGACGGACGATCCTTCGCCTCAACGATAAGTACGAAATGATCATCGGTTGCTGGCCGCGAAACGGCTGGTGCGATGCCCACGATCACGGCGATGCAGAAGGTGTCGTCTATGGATGCAGCGGCGAGGTCGAACATTTCGATTACCGCTTCAATGGCGACACGCTCGAACTCTACGAACAGTCGACGATCAAGAACGGCCAGCACATGCGCCTGCCGAAGGATATGATCCATTCGCTGGCGAATGTTACTTCCGACGAACCCTACGTCGGGCTGCACATCTATTCGCCTGCTGCGACGAATGTCCGGGTTTTCGATACTCGCAACGGGGATATTTATCATGTGACGGACGATGCGGCATCGGTCGTACCGCGTGACGAGGCACAGATCCGCATGGTCGAACGCGGGAAGTTCTCGTATCGCAATCTCGTCAAAGAGCAGCAGCGCCAGACCCAGGAAGTCTGA